A window of Pirellula sp. SH-Sr6A contains these coding sequences:
- a CDS encoding serine/threonine-protein kinase encodes MVFSKQFLSEHVDAPEDPGDDAIDPRLAQLVSDLADRMQRGESIDILAECGLYPEFADELKSLWGTMVVTEAVGGSSQLSSSPVDGDSGAWQMPLPFRMGDFELLEEIGRGGMGIVYRARQISLEREVAIKMILKDRLASPIERQRFFAEARATAKLEHTGIVPVYDVGEIEGRPYFVMKYIKGKTLHDRILAGDLAHIDAVRYLEQVCRAVHFAHERGVVHRDIKPSNILIDETGHARLTDFGLAKQSDAMDSLTRTGAVLGTPNYMSPEQASGRMGPISAASDIYSLGAVLYHAVTSQTPFAAKSPVELLLKVLEQDPPPPRVLNPNVHRDLEMIIVRALQKPPDLRYRSAEAFADDLMAYLRDEPISARSGQFAQVVARWFRETHHAPVLENWGLLWMWHSLVLSLVCMWTQYMRWIDANLWTYPLLWTVGLGAWAAVFWALRRRMGPVTFVERQIAHVWGASMIAIGMLFPIEWALELEPLTLTPLLGVISGMVFLIKAGILSGAFYFQAGALFASTFAMIAWPLYAHLIFGAIAALSFFIPGLKYYRQSLVRID; translated from the coding sequence ATGGTCTTCTCCAAACAATTCCTTTCTGAACATGTCGATGCGCCGGAGGATCCAGGCGATGACGCGATCGATCCGCGATTGGCTCAGTTGGTGTCGGACTTGGCCGATCGGATGCAACGCGGTGAGTCGATCGATATTCTCGCCGAGTGCGGGCTTTATCCGGAATTCGCCGATGAGCTGAAGTCCCTTTGGGGGACCATGGTGGTGACGGAAGCCGTCGGGGGATCAAGCCAGCTAAGCTCCTCACCCGTGGACGGGGATTCGGGCGCTTGGCAGATGCCGCTCCCCTTTCGCATGGGAGACTTTGAACTGCTCGAGGAGATCGGTCGCGGAGGGATGGGCATCGTCTATCGCGCGCGACAGATCAGTTTGGAACGAGAAGTCGCCATCAAGATGATTCTCAAAGATCGGCTGGCCTCTCCGATCGAGCGCCAGCGTTTCTTCGCAGAAGCGAGAGCGACAGCGAAATTGGAACACACGGGAATCGTTCCCGTTTACGACGTGGGGGAAATCGAAGGCCGACCTTACTTCGTCATGAAGTACATCAAGGGGAAGACGCTGCACGATCGGATCCTCGCAGGCGACCTGGCCCATATCGACGCGGTACGATACTTGGAGCAAGTCTGCCGAGCGGTCCATTTCGCCCACGAACGAGGAGTCGTCCATCGGGACATCAAGCCTTCGAATATTCTTATCGACGAAACGGGGCATGCACGCCTCACCGACTTCGGTTTGGCCAAGCAATCCGACGCCATGGACTCGCTCACCCGGACGGGAGCCGTGCTCGGAACTCCCAACTACATGAGCCCGGAACAAGCTAGCGGGCGGATGGGGCCGATCAGCGCAGCCTCCGATATCTACAGCCTAGGTGCCGTTCTCTACCACGCCGTCACGAGCCAGACTCCCTTCGCTGCCAAGTCGCCGGTGGAGTTGCTCCTGAAAGTCCTCGAGCAGGACCCGCCCCCTCCCAGAGTCCTAAATCCCAACGTGCACCGCGACTTGGAGATGATTATCGTCCGGGCGCTACAGAAACCACCGGACTTGCGTTATCGATCGGCCGAAGCGTTTGCGGATGACTTGATGGCATACCTTCGCGACGAACCGATCTCCGCTAGGTCTGGGCAATTCGCGCAAGTCGTCGCGCGGTGGTTCCGCGAAACCCATCATGCACCGGTTCTCGAAAATTGGGGATTGCTCTGGATGTGGCACTCCCTCGTCCTATCGCTCGTCTGCATGTGGACGCAATACATGCGTTGGATCGATGCGAACCTATGGACGTATCCGCTTCTTTGGACCGTCGGTTTAGGTGCTTGGGCTGCCGTGTTCTGGGCGCTGCGACGGCGCATGGGGCCCGTCACGTTCGTCGAACGCCAGATCGCGCACGTTTGGGGAGCAAGCATGATCGCGATCGGAATGCTGTTTCCTATCGAATGGGCGTTGGAATTGGAACCTCTCACCCTCACTCCGTTGCTCGGTGTCATCAGTGGGATGGTCTTTCTTATCAAAGCCGGGATCTTGAGCGGCGCATTCTACTTTCAAGCAGGAGCGCTGTTCGCCTCAACCTTTGCGATGATCGCGTGGCCTCTTTACGCGCATTTGATCTTCGGCGCGATCGCGGCGCTGTCGTTCTTTATCCCCGGCCTCAAATACTACCGGCAAAGCTTGGTCCGGATCGATTAG
- a CDS encoding sigma-70 family RNA polymerase sigma factor — MTKSIWPDGDVTAELLQNARQGEPEAVDALMDRHRDSLRRMIQLRLDQRLNQRMDVSDVIQDVLVEANRRLKDYMSNPVIPFHLWIRQIAKDRIIDAHRRHRLSAKRSIDREQPQPGKGPPDQSTIELANQFRDGALTPAAAATQKELAAQIEAAVHLLRDQDREIILMRHYEQLNNQEIAQSLGLTEPAASMRYLRALKRLREVIDSLPRFHDYLRE, encoded by the coding sequence ATGACGAAGTCGATTTGGCCGGATGGCGATGTAACCGCTGAACTTCTTCAAAACGCGAGGCAAGGCGAGCCGGAAGCGGTCGATGCGCTCATGGACCGCCACCGCGATTCGCTCCGACGGATGATCCAACTCCGGCTTGACCAGCGGCTCAACCAAAGAATGGACGTCAGCGATGTGATCCAAGATGTCCTCGTGGAAGCGAACCGAAGGTTGAAGGACTACATGTCCAATCCCGTCATTCCTTTCCACCTTTGGATCCGACAGATCGCCAAGGACCGTATCATCGATGCTCACCGACGGCATCGCCTATCCGCGAAGCGAAGTATCGACCGGGAGCAACCGCAACCGGGGAAAGGCCCTCCGGACCAGTCCACCATCGAACTGGCGAACCAATTCCGAGACGGTGCGCTCACACCGGCTGCTGCCGCAACCCAAAAAGAACTAGCGGCGCAAATCGAAGCGGCTGTCCACCTGCTTCGCGATCAAGATCGTGAGATCATCTTGATGCGACACTACGAACAACTCAATAACCAGGAAATCGCACAGTCGTTGGGACTGACGGAACCGGCAGCTAGCATGCGATATTTGCGCGCCTTGAAACGTTTGCGAGAAGTCATCGACTCCCTCCCTCGATTCCATGACTACCTAAGGGAATAA
- a CDS encoding 5-formyltetrahydrofolate cyclo-ligase has protein sequence MESSPSSELYERKNAIRKAAHENRRNQPDKDSVSDTIVKRFMSLPEYEAARTVMFYVDVRDEVRTRQALPDALASGKRIVVPYCVDGELELFWLENMEELELGMYRILEPKESLRQVASKKLGPEDLDLIMVPGVAFDQSGGRTGHGKGYYDKLLQHAKPETPLVALAFECQMFEEIPAESHDIYMDKVVTEDAVYQGKGRK, from the coding sequence ATGGAATCTTCTCCCTCATCTGAACTGTACGAGCGCAAGAACGCCATTCGCAAGGCGGCGCATGAGAATCGTCGAAACCAGCCCGATAAAGACAGCGTATCCGATACAATCGTCAAGCGATTCATGAGTTTGCCGGAATACGAAGCCGCCCGGACCGTGATGTTTTACGTCGATGTCCGGGATGAAGTCCGGACGAGGCAAGCACTGCCTGACGCGTTGGCGAGCGGAAAGCGAATCGTGGTCCCTTACTGCGTCGACGGGGAACTGGAACTCTTCTGGTTGGAGAACATGGAAGAGTTGGAATTGGGGATGTACCGGATTTTGGAGCCCAAGGAATCGCTGCGACAGGTAGCGTCCAAGAAGCTTGGCCCCGAGGACTTGGACCTCATCATGGTCCCTGGCGTTGCGTTTGACCAAAGTGGAGGAAGGACCGGGCATGGGAAGGGGTACTACGATAAGCTGTTGCAGCACGCCAAACCGGAAACACCGCTCGTCGCACTCGCTTTCGAGTGCCAAATGTTCGAAGAAATCCCGGCGGAAAGCCACGATATCTATATGGACAAAGTCGTGACCGAAGACGCCGTTTATCAAGGAAAAGGAAGGAAATAA
- a CDS encoding thioredoxin family protein, with translation MVRTASTMLPLGTQAPSFSLVGTDGRKISLDHFSSDKALVVVFLCNHCPYVKHIAPELAKLSAEYMANGVGFVGINSNDTEKYPEDSLEKMVEEARSRGYAFPYLLDADQSVAQAYQAACTPDIFVFDADRRLVYRGQIDDSRPKNDKPLNGADLRAALDAILNGHPIPEPQKPSIGCNIKWKEGNEPDYFNPVGVS, from the coding sequence ATGGTACGCACAGCGAGCACCATGCTCCCACTCGGAACCCAAGCCCCTTCGTTTTCGCTTGTCGGAACCGACGGGAGGAAGATTTCGCTCGATCACTTTTCGAGCGACAAGGCGTTGGTGGTTGTCTTCCTATGCAATCACTGCCCGTACGTGAAGCACATTGCTCCAGAATTGGCAAAGCTCTCGGCAGAGTATATGGCCAATGGGGTCGGATTCGTCGGAATCAACTCCAACGACACCGAAAAGTACCCCGAGGATTCGCTGGAAAAGATGGTCGAGGAAGCTCGTTCGCGCGGCTACGCATTTCCTTACTTGCTGGATGCCGATCAGTCGGTCGCCCAGGCCTATCAAGCGGCTTGCACGCCCGACATTTTTGTCTTCGACGCTGACCGGCGCCTGGTGTATCGCGGCCAGATCGACGACTCCCGTCCAAAGAACGACAAACCCTTGAATGGAGCGGATCTGCGAGCGGCGCTCGATGCGATCTTGAACGGCCATCCGATCCCAGAGCCTCAAAAACCCAGTATCGGATGCAATATCAAGTGGAAGGAAGGGAACGAGCCCGACTACTTCAATCCGGTTGGGGTTTCCTGA
- the ispF gene encoding 2-C-methyl-D-erythritol 2,4-cyclodiphosphate synthase, with the protein MNPYEDIRIGLGTDSHRIEAGGPMILGGISIDYPAHFVGHSDADVLLHAITDAILSAAGLPDIGELFPNDREENRGRDSGEMLSLAVESFRRTGWRLSQIDCVVELEKPKISPWKDSIQRRISEILQIPSERVRVKGKTGEGVGEVGTGKLGKAICIALACRNLALDDN; encoded by the coding sequence ATGAATCCGTACGAGGACATTCGGATCGGTTTGGGGACCGACTCCCACCGCATTGAAGCGGGGGGGCCGATGATTTTGGGGGGAATTTCCATCGATTATCCGGCCCACTTTGTGGGGCATTCCGATGCCGACGTTCTCTTGCATGCCATCACCGACGCGATTCTCAGCGCAGCGGGCCTTCCGGACATCGGCGAGTTGTTTCCGAACGACCGGGAGGAAAATCGGGGGCGAGATTCTGGGGAAATGCTGTCGTTAGCCGTGGAGTCCTTTCGGCGAACGGGATGGCGATTATCCCAGATCGACTGCGTCGTGGAGCTGGAAAAGCCCAAGATTTCGCCTTGGAAGGATTCGATACAACGACGAATTTCCGAGATTTTGCAGATTCCGTCCGAGAGGGTTCGTGTGAAGGGGAAAACCGGGGAAGGGGTCGGCGAGGTCGGGACGGGAAAGTTAGGGAAAGCGATCTGCATCGCGTTGGCCTGCCGTAACTTAGCCCTTGACGATAATTAG